From a region of the Calliphora vicina chromosome 4, idCalVici1.1, whole genome shotgun sequence genome:
- the Dok gene encoding uncharacterized protein Dok, whose translation MDVEVPILSGYLNVPTQSGFPLHRISKKKPCQKYCLLFKSSRYGIERLEICESKEDKNPKIVTLENCVKITQGSCPANLIHIVKKTGTLTLNALNEDSLKEWVNALQTVAFRSKNDTLTQSAIEEDNDLYCSSYGDGLFIVTLIPSEASIRCNIEPKVYMLHLTPTELQLKSTSDLSNIISNWPYRFIRKYGYRNGKFTFEAGRKCYTGEGVFTLDHTNPQEVFRCMSSKMKSMKKMISGDCTKIDSYENQLHVAASMEAGSRSPLPPSPSNQNITEFEINSTQSSFSIRNLLPLCESFMIAPKTIPNKPPRKINATDKQCMPSNKQPHSEQFIKYNSFEAVSITSSSDPNKAAGSSVILKPPSPGEYRNTQEIAKSVPELPARNDLKYERDYECIETITDAWKTLGINDVKHNENINSTDLNDIIWTRANTKSISTPKIIDIDIGECSKSQLNNIRSDLTYDRLDFLSANHKTSNGYKTIVTIAPLSSKNIEYKKASQNEYELINVPESELIRKTDENCLGYGVLRPTQTLPSSTKESKAEHGITKNITINVDTNNAGNKDATSNDVYLDDNKDNCLNYAVVSKAKRI comes from the coding sequence AAACCGTGCCAAAAATATTGTCTACTTTTTAAATCAAGTCGATATGGTATAGAGCGATTGGAAATTTGTGAATCTAAGGAAGATAAGAATCCAAAAATTGTTACACTAGAAAACTGTGTTAAAATTACACAAGGATCGTGTCCTGCTAACTTAATCcatatagttaaaaaaactgGAACTCTGACTTTGAACGCATTGAATGAAGATAGTTTAAAAGAATGGGTGAATGCCCTTCAGACAGTGGCATTTCGCAGCAAGAACGATACATTAACACAATCAGCAATTGAAGAAGACAATGATTTATATTGTAGTTCTTATGGCGATGGGTTATTTATTGTCACTCTGATACCTTCCGAAGCTTCTATTCGTTGTAATATTGAGCCAAAGGTTTATATGTTGCATTTAACTCCGACGGAACTACAATTAAAATCTACAAGTGATTTAAGTAATATAATTTCTAATTGGCCATATAGATTTATAAGAAAGTATGGCTATAGAAATGGGAAATTTACATTTGAAGCTGGAAGAAAATGCTATACAGGAGAAGGTGTATTTACTTTAGATCACACAAATCCGCAAGAAGTTTTTCGTTGTATGTCATCAAAAATGAAATCTATGAAAAAAATGATTTCAGGAGATTGTACCAAAATAGATAGCTATGAAAACCAACTCCATGTTGCTGCATCAATGGAAGCCGGATCCCGGAGTCCGTTACCACCATCTCCATCTAATCAAAATATAACGGAATTTGAGATCAATTCTACACAAAGTAGTTTTTCTATTCGCAACTTATTGCCATTATGTGAATCTTTCATGATTGCCCCAAAAACTATTCCTAACAAGCCTCCTCGTAAAATAAATGCAACTGACAAACAATGTATGCCTTCTAACAAACAACCCCACAGcgaacaatttattaaatataacagTTTCGAAGCTGTTTCAATTACATCATCTTCTGATCCAAACAAAGCTGCGGGATCATCAGTTATTTTGAAACCGCCTTCTCCTGGTGAATACAGAAATACCCAAGAAATTGCAAAATCCGTCCCTGAACTCCCTGCACGCAATGATTTAAAGTATGAACGAGATTATGAGTGTATTGAAACTATCACAGATGCATGGAAAACATTGGGTATAAATGATGTTAAACATAACGAAAATATAAACTCAACGGATCTCAATGatattatatggacccgagCTAATACAAAAAGTATTTCTACCCCAAAAATTATAGATATTGATATTGGGGAATGTAGTAAAAGTCAATTAAATAACATACGTTCCGATCTTACATACGATCGCCTTGATTTTTTGTCTGCAAACCATAAAACGTCAAATggttataaaacaattgttacaatCGCTCCTTTATcaagtaaaaatattgaatacaaAAAAGCTTCGCAAAACGAATACGAATTAATAAATGTTCCAGAGTCAGAGTTAATTCGTAAAACCGATGAAAATTGTTTAGGCTACGGAGTCCTTCGACCGACACAAACACTACCATCTTCGACCAAGGAAAGTAAAGCTGAACACGgcataacaaaaaacataactATAAATGTTGATACGAATAATGCAGGAAATAAGGATGCTACTTCTAATGATGTCTATCTAGATGACAATAAAGATAATTGTTTAAACTACGCTGTTGTTAGTAAAGCTAAACGgatataa